The following coding sequences are from one Microcoleus sp. AS-A8 window:
- a CDS encoding RNA-binding protein has protein sequence MSIYVGNLSYEVTQEDLSAVFAEYGSVKRIQLPTDRETGRLRGFAFVEMGTEAEETAAIEALDGAEWMGRDMKVNKAKPREDRGPSGGGGGRGGNRNFSSGNRNRY, from the coding sequence ATGTCCATTTATGTAGGCAATCTTTCCTACGAGGTCACTCAAGAAGACCTCAGCGCTGTTTTTGCAGAATATGGTTCTGTAAAGCGGATTCAGTTACCCACAGACCGTGAAACAGGTCGCTTACGTGGCTTTGCTTTTGTAGAAATGGGTACAGAAGCTGAAGAAACAGCAGCGATTGAGGCTCTTGATGGAGCTGAGTGGATGGGTCGTGATATGAAGGTGAATAAGGCGAAGCCTCGCGAAGATAGAGGGCCGTCTGGTGGCGGTGGCGGTCGGGGAGGAAATAGAAACTTCTCTTCAGGAAATCGTAATCGCTACTAA
- the mgsA gene encoding methylglyoxal synthase, with protein MPTTIALIAHDRKKDDIVAFARTYAPILARYKLMATGSTGQRIQEGTGLPVERMLSGPMGGDAQIAAQVATGQVIAVIFLFDPLYAQPHEPNIQALLRICEVHNIPLATNLATAEAIVAMLHHTRVGYLIFNPVSGQGNAQQDLALIQQLLEPKIRLNVHLTTPELSAEQLAQDAIAQGAELIIASGGDGTISAVAGAVIGTGIPLGIIARGTANAFAVALGIPTNIRGACETILAGTTCIVDAARCNGFPMILLAGIGFEAEMVERANREAKSRFGALAYIVAGIQQLNEHEVFATQIEIDGVVNEFLAGAVTVANAAPPTSVLAQGLGQVIATDGLLDVTIATPSTKLQAVNAMFSLFGSALIQTAPNRPDIIHLSTRRIKVTTDPPQKIVVDGEIIGTTPAEIECIPNGLAVFASPIVEQVM; from the coding sequence ATGCCCACCACCATCGCCCTGATTGCCCACGATCGCAAAAAAGACGATATTGTTGCCTTTGCTCGTACCTATGCACCGATTCTTGCTCGCTACAAATTAATGGCAACCGGAAGCACCGGACAGCGCATCCAAGAAGGAACCGGTTTACCCGTCGAACGCATGTTGTCTGGGCCAATGGGAGGCGATGCTCAAATTGCAGCTCAAGTTGCCACAGGTCAAGTTATTGCCGTAATTTTCCTGTTTGACCCCCTCTACGCTCAACCTCACGAACCGAATATCCAAGCACTATTACGTATCTGCGAGGTTCACAACATCCCTCTTGCCACAAACCTCGCGACAGCAGAAGCGATCGTGGCAATGTTGCATCACACTCGTGTAGGTTATCTAATCTTTAACCCCGTTTCAGGTCAAGGGAATGCACAGCAAGACCTAGCCCTAATCCAGCAGCTTCTAGAACCCAAAATTCGCTTAAATGTTCACTTGACAACCCCGGAACTCAGTGCAGAACAATTGGCTCAGGATGCGATCGCACAAGGAGCAGAATTGATCATTGCATCGGGTGGTGATGGTACGATCTCCGCCGTAGCTGGAGCCGTGATTGGCACAGGGATACCTTTGGGGATAATCGCCAGGGGAACTGCCAATGCCTTTGCCGTTGCCTTGGGAATTCCCACCAATATTAGAGGAGCTTGCGAGACAATTTTAGCGGGGACAACCTGTATTGTGGATGCGGCTCGCTGCAATGGGTTCCCGATGATTTTGCTGGCAGGTATTGGATTTGAGGCAGAAATGGTTGAACGAGCCAACAGGGAGGCGAAAAGCCGCTTCGGAGCCTTAGCCTACATCGTAGCTGGTATTCAACAACTCAACGAACACGAAGTGTTTGCCACGCAAATTGAGATTGACGGCGTTGTCAATGAGTTCCTGGCAGGAGCCGTCACCGTTGCCAACGCCGCACCACCAACCTCTGTTTTGGCTCAAGGATTAGGGCAGGTGATTGCGACAGATGGTCTGTTAGATGTGACCATTGCTACACCCAGCACGAAGCTCCAAGCCGTGAATGCCATGTTTAGCCTTTTTGGCTCAGCTTTAATCCAGACTGCGCCCAACCGACCGGATATTATCCACTTATCAACCCGGCGGATTAAGGTAACAACAGATCCACCTCAAAAAATCGTCGTGGATGGTGAAATTATTGGCACCACTCCTGCGGAAATTGAGTGTATTCCTAATGGACTAGCCGTTTTTGCCTCACCTATAGTCGAACAGGTTATGTAA
- a CDS encoding FAD-dependent oxidoreductase, which translates to MSAASEQKRVVVVGAGWAGLGATYHLAKQGYDVTLLEASPYPGGLVAGWKTAGGRSIEGGIHGFWYPYSNIFALVRELGLNPFTPFTRSSQYSPAGLEVESPIFQNEPRLPTPLGTFLYTQFQRLPLIDRLSALPLLYGIIDFDNSDEAWQRYDKVTARELFKQFGVSARLYKDSFEPMLLVGLFAPGEQCSAAAALGMLYYFILAHQPDFDVVWCRGTVGEMIFKPWVERIQQAGGRVLTNKRVSDILLDSTGKAKGVVCGDEVFEADAVIFSVSVSGMKKIVSGSPTLQNYREFRDLKNLGSIDVLATRLWFDRKINIRHPSNACFGFDPTTGWTFFDLNALQDEYRDEPGSVIEADFYHANQLLPLSDKQIGEKVQHDLATCIPAFGQAKVIDSCVIRVPQGVTHFAPGSYQYLMPSVTTIENVFMSGDWIVTRHGSWSQEKAYVTGLEAANIAIAYFGHGRNANIIPVEPDEPHIQLGRMINKTVRDLGKNLLPDFWLP; encoded by the coding sequence ATGTCAGCAGCGTCAGAACAAAAACGGGTAGTCGTTGTCGGTGCCGGTTGGGCTGGATTAGGAGCAACCTACCACTTAGCCAAACAGGGCTACGACGTTACACTCCTAGAAGCGAGTCCTTATCCTGGTGGTTTAGTGGCAGGCTGGAAAACTGCCGGAGGACGTTCCATCGAGGGCGGGATTCATGGCTTCTGGTATCCCTACAGCAATATCTTTGCCCTGGTTCGAGAATTGGGACTGAATCCGTTTACCCCGTTTACCCGTTCCTCCCAATATTCCCCCGCTGGGTTGGAAGTGGAATCGCCGATTTTTCAAAATGAACCCCGACTCCCCACTCCATTAGGCACCTTTCTCTATACCCAGTTCCAGCGGTTGCCACTTATTGACCGCCTTTCAGCTTTACCCTTACTCTATGGCATCATCGATTTTGATAACTCGGATGAAGCATGGCAACGCTATGACAAAGTAACTGCCCGTGAACTATTTAAGCAGTTTGGTGTCTCTGCCCGACTGTACAAAGATTCCTTTGAACCCATGCTATTAGTCGGCTTATTTGCACCTGGGGAACAGTGTTCCGCCGCCGCAGCGTTGGGGATGCTTTACTACTTCATCCTCGCTCACCAACCCGATTTTGATGTCGTTTGGTGTCGGGGAACGGTTGGGGAGATGATATTTAAACCTTGGGTGGAACGCATTCAGCAAGCTGGCGGCAGGGTACTCACGAATAAACGAGTCAGCGACATCCTTCTTGACAGCACGGGTAAGGCAAAAGGGGTTGTCTGCGGCGATGAAGTTTTTGAGGCAGACGCGGTGATTTTTAGTGTTAGCGTCAGTGGCATGAAAAAGATAGTTAGCGGTAGCCCGACACTACAAAATTATCGGGAATTCCGAGACTTGAAGAATTTAGGGTCAATTGATGTGTTGGCAACGCGGTTGTGGTTCGATCGCAAAATAAACATCCGCCATCCCTCGAATGCCTGCTTTGGATTTGACCCCACAACAGGCTGGACATTTTTTGACCTCAATGCATTGCAAGACGAATACCGTGATGAACCCGGTAGCGTCATTGAAGCGGACTTTTACCACGCCAATCAGTTGCTACCTCTAAGTGATAAGCAAATTGGAGAAAAAGTTCAGCATGATTTAGCAACTTGTATCCCAGCATTTGGACAGGCAAAAGTTATCGATAGTTGTGTTATTCGGGTACCGCAAGGAGTGACTCATTTTGCACCGGGTAGCTATCAGTATCTAATGCCATCTGTGACGACCATCGAGAATGTTTTTATGAGTGGGGATTGGATTGTCACTCGCCACGGTTCTTGGTCACAGGAGAAGGCTTATGTTACAGGTTTGGAAGCTGCCAATATTGCGATCGCGTATTTCGGTCATGGACGTAATGCAAACATTATCCCTGTTGAACCGGATGAACCCCATATTCAGTTAGGTCGGATGATTAATAAGACAGTGCGCGATTTGGGTAAGAATTTATTGCCAGATTTTTGGTTGCCTTAG
- a CDS encoding transposase, with protein MLRVVKVRLYPNPQQQQLLEQSFGNCRWLWNYCLNLMNQTYKETGKGLSGYEVKKFIPQLKKEHEWLTLTYSQCLQQACLNLGVAFNNFFEGRAKYPRFKSKHGKQSIQYPQHIKVADSHLTIPKIGQVSATIHRKIEGKVKTVTISKNCSSQYFAAILFDDGSYKPKSSTDGKAIGIDLGLSHFAVTSDGSKFDNPRILLQHERNLKLKQQQLSRKQKGSNNCNKTRKRVARVHRKITNCREDFLHKLSRRIVNENQVIVVENLNVKGMMQNHYLAKAIHQVGWGMFCTMLKYKAEAEGKVYQEVDRFFPSSKTCHVCLNQVASLPLKVRRWTCENCQTTHDRDINAAINLRDEGLRILTSGTGDKACRPDVSRSNRGRKKSTTTLSVGQEAYCVREASL; from the coding sequence ATGCTCAGGGTTGTTAAGGTCAGACTCTATCCCAATCCACAACAGCAGCAGCTACTAGAACAATCGTTTGGTAACTGCCGTTGGCTGTGGAATTATTGTCTGAACTTAATGAACCAGACGTACAAAGAGACAGGAAAAGGGTTGTCAGGTTATGAAGTTAAGAAGTTCATCCCACAGTTAAAGAAAGAGCATGAATGGTTAACTCTGACGTATTCACAGTGTTTGCAGCAAGCCTGCTTAAACCTGGGAGTAGCCTTCAATAACTTCTTTGAAGGAAGGGCGAAATACCCTAGATTCAAATCAAAGCATGGTAAGCAGTCAATCCAGTATCCTCAACACATCAAGGTTGCAGATAGTCATTTAACTATTCCCAAGATAGGCCAGGTGTCGGCAACTATTCACAGAAAAATTGAGGGTAAAGTAAAGACTGTAACTATCTCCAAGAACTGCTCCAGTCAATACTTCGCAGCTATTTTATTTGATGACGGATCATATAAGCCGAAGTCAAGCACAGATGGCAAAGCGATAGGTATTGACCTGGGACTGAGCCATTTCGCTGTAACCAGCGATGGATCTAAGTTTGATAATCCCCGAATACTCTTGCAGCACGAGCGGAATTTAAAGCTCAAACAACAGCAGCTATCTAGAAAACAGAAAGGTTCTAATAACTGCAATAAAACGAGAAAGAGAGTCGCTAGGGTTCATAGGAAGATTACTAACTGTCGTGAAGATTTTCTGCACAAGCTATCGCGTAGGATAGTGAACGAAAACCAAGTCATTGTGGTGGAAAATCTTAACGTTAAAGGCATGATGCAAAATCACTATCTAGCCAAAGCTATTCATCAAGTTGGATGGGGAATGTTTTGCACCATGCTCAAATACAAAGCTGAGGCAGAAGGGAAGGTTTATCAAGAAGTTGATCGTTTTTTCCCCAGTTCTAAAACTTGCCATGTATGCCTCAACCAAGTCGCCAGTCTACCACTAAAAGTAAGACGTTGGACTTGTGAAAACTGCCAAACTACTCACGACAGGGACATCAACGCTGCTATTAACCTTCGAGACGAAGGACTACGAATTTTGACCTCTGGAACGGGGGATAAAGCCTGTCGCCCAGATGTAAGCCGTAGTAATAGAGGACGCAAGAAATCTACTACTACGCTTTCTGTTGGGCAGGAAGCCTACTGTGTACGCGAAGCGTCACTGTAG
- a CDS encoding 2Fe-2S iron-sulfur cluster binding domain-containing protein — MSVSIQFLPDNVTVDAEVGEPMLQVAERAGVFIPTGCLMGTCHACEVELNDGETICACITGVPAGRKELTINLYVDPNW, encoded by the coding sequence ATGAGTGTTAGCATTCAATTCTTACCCGATAACGTGACAGTTGATGCCGAAGTGGGAGAGCCAATGTTGCAAGTGGCTGAACGCGCTGGTGTGTTTATTCCCACAGGTTGCTTGATGGGAACTTGTCATGCTTGTGAGGTAGAACTCAATGATGGGGAGACGATTTGTGCCTGCATTACAGGCGTACCAGCGGGTCGTAAAGAATTAACCATTAATCTCTATGTTGACCCAAATTGGTAG